The Primulina tabacum isolate GXHZ01 chromosome 7, ASM2559414v2, whole genome shotgun sequence genome includes a window with the following:
- the LOC142551955 gene encoding zinc finger CCCH domain-containing protein 20-like: protein MKVAVTSTNSYDSLLALRRFLPSNLNDAGFPEMEGFPVDVHSCDQFLMFEFKVRKCGRGRSHDWTACPFAHPGEKARRRDLRKFHYSSAACPEFRKGSCRRGDACDFSHGVFECWLHPARYRTQPCKDGMNCKRRVCFFAHRPDQLRVLNPLADPHGSVPSPAESPPMSPISISVNDSMRQLQLSKVKSMPHSWMAENFSPMTHFTLPGNFSLPTTPTQVSTQPGIGFYDAWEDAVPVMEMVESGRALRAKMFEKLSKDNPLDLNPNPDVGWVSDLLK from the coding sequence ATGAAGGTTGCAGTTACGTCGACGAATAGCTACGACTCTTTGTTGGCGCTCCGGCGTTTTTTGCCATCGAATTTGAACGACGCTGGGTTCCCGGAGATGGAGGGGTTCCCGGTTGATGTGCACTCCTGTGACCAGTTCCTTATGTTCGAGTTTAAAGTGCGCAAGTGTGGTCGTGGTAGGTCTCATGACTGGACGGCCTGCCCGTTTGCCCACCCAGGAGAGAAAGCGCGCCGCCGTGACCTGAGGAAGTTTCATTACTCGTCCGCGGCATGCCCGGAGTTTCGAAAGGGTAGCTGCAGAAGGGGTGACGCCTGTGATTTTTCGCATGGTGTATTCGAGTGCTGGCTACACCCTGCGCGCTATCGTACCCAACCATGCAAAGACGGGATGAACTGCAAGCGCCGCGTCTGTTTCTTCGCTCACCGTCCCGATCAGCTCCGCGTCCTGAATCCACTCGCCGACCCGCACGGCTCCGTCCCTTCGCCGGCCGAATCGCCCCCAATGTCCCCGATTAGCATCTCGGTCAACGATTCCATGCGCCAGCTGCAGTTGAGCAAAGTGAAGTCCATGCCTCATTCATGGATGGCTGAAAACTTTTCTCCGATGACACACTTTACCCTACCCGGGAACTTCAGCCTCCCAACGACGCCAACCCAGGTATCGACCCAACCCGGGATTGGCTTTTACGACGCATGGGAGGATGCGGTTCCGGTGATGGAGATGGTTGAATCGGGCAGGGCTTTGAGGGCCAAGATGTTCGAGAAACTGAGCAAGGATAATCCCCTGGATCTGAATCCGAACCCGGATGTTGGGTGGGTGTCGGATCTACTCAAGTAG